The DNA sequence CGCGCTGTCGTCGGCGTAGTAGTCGTCCGCGGCCCACCAGACGGCGTTGTGCTGCGCGGCGATCAGCAGCAGGTCCGGGTCGGTGCTGTCGGGGTGGGCCAGCATCGCCAGCCGCCCGAAGCCGGCCTTGGCGATCTGCTCCAGCCCCTCCCCGGTGAACCCGCACTCCACCGCCCACGCGACGAGCCGCCGGTCGACCTCCTCGGCCAGCGGCTCGTCGACGCGTTCGACCACCGGGACGTACAGCGGCGAGGCCGTCCCGGCACCCCACTCCCGCTCGACGTACGCCGGGTCGTGCGCGAGTGCCGCCGAGAGCCGGGCCGCGGACGTCCCGATCCCCGACGGGCCCGCGGAGAAGGCGAACGCGTCGGCCGGGATCCACAACGGACACTCGGGAGCGGTCATCGGAGTCCCCTCGCTCAGATCCGGTCGGCGGCGATGAGCAGGTAGTGGAAGCTGCCTTCGCGGTAGGCCGTCAGGAACGGGTCCTCGATCCCGGTGGCCACCGACGACTGCGCGCGCAGCTCCCAGTACGGGATGGTGGCGGCGGTGAGGTCGACGACGTTGATGGGGACGAAACCGTTGGCGGACAACGCCTTGAAGTAGTCGCCGCGGGCGTGGATGTTGCAGATGTAGTGCTGGTCGATCTGGCTCACCGCACGCGACCGGCCGCCGGTCACGTCGTTGTAGCACCCGGTGATGGTGACGTATCGGCCGCCCGGCGCCAGCTGACGGGCGTGCTCGGCGAAGAGCTGGTGCAGGTCGACGTACATCGTGCTTTCGTTGTTCCAGATGCCTTTGAACGCACCGGTTTCGAAGCCGGTGTCGAGCATGTTGCGCAGGTGGTAGCGCACCTGGCCGGCGACCCCGCGCTTGCTCGCCTGCTCGTTGGCGAACGCGACCTGCTGCTCCGAAATGGACACGCCGTCGACCTGGCAGCCGAAGCGGTGGTTGGCCATGATGCTGCTGCCGCCGCGGCCGCAGCCGGCGTCGAGCAGCCGGTCACCGGGGCCGACCGCGCCGAGGTGGTCGAGGAGCACTTCGGCCTGCGCGGTTTCCAGCCGGTGCATTTCCGCGATGATCGCCTCGTCGCGGACGTTCTCGGGTGCCTCCAGCACCGCGGGGTCGTATTCGCCGATGCCGTAGTGGTGGTGGTAGAGCCCGTCGACCTCGCCCAGCCGGAGGTTCACCGGATCCTTTTCCCGGTTCCAGTAGTCGGCGATCGACTGCTGGTACGCGCTGCGGATCACGGGCTGGTCGGTGGAAATCACGGGCGGCTCCTTCATTTTCCCACGCCGGAAAGAATGGGCCGGACGTTTTCCCTCGGCCCGGTGACCAACGCTAGTGGCCCGTTGTCGCGGGTCACAAGAACGTTCACTCCGGGAAACGGAAGACGCCCGGTTCCGCGGCCTGATCGGCCTATCCCGCCTGCCGAGCGACCGGAATCGTGGCGGGAGGAACAACCCGGGCGGCCGATTGCGTTCCCTGGTCGGATGACGCCGGACGACAGCGGGTGAACGCACCGCCGTCGGCTTGACGGACGGCCAACACCGGTTCCCCGGCCACCGGCCGGGCCGTTCGGGTGGCGACGAGCAGTGGCCCACCCTTCCCACCCCGTCAGTCCACTGTGGATGGACCAGGCGCCGACCGGAGCGGTACGAACGTGACCGGCGCTTGGGCCGGCCCCCTGGTGCGCGCGGGTTCGGTGAGCTGAACCCCCGACACGGCGCCGTGCTCGCCTAACCGGACCCCGGCGGCGTGCGCGCGACCGAGCCGGCCCGCCTGTCCGGGCAGCACAAGCAGAGCGCCGGGACGCTGATCGACGAGCGGGAAACCCTCGGTTGCGTCGAACACCGGCCCGACCCGAGCGACCGCCGCGCGAAGCCGATCTGCCCCACCGGGCGTGGTCTGGCCCGGCTGCGCACGGCGGACGCGATCATGGCGGACCCGCAGGACCGCCGCGCGCGGCGGGTCGGCCGCGAGTACTACGCGCGGTTCAAGCGCCTGTTCACCGACATCGCCGACATCACCCGACATCACCGAGGAGCAGCGCGCGTTCGTCGCGGAGTGACGCCTCACCGCGGCGCGCGCAGCCCCGCGACGAGGAGCCCCGCCAGCCGGCGCGCGTCGTAGCCGGCGTCGGTGTCCGCGCCGATGCACAGGTTCCCGACGCCGCGCATGAGCTGCAGCGCCGCCAGGTCGACGTGGACCTCGCCGGCCGCGACCGCGGCGTCGAGCAGCTCGGTGCACACCGGCACCAGGCGGTCGAGGAAGTACGCGTGCAGCGCCTCGAAGCCGGCCTGGTCGGACTGCAGCACGCCCGCCAGCCCGTGCTTGGTGACCAGGAAGTCGACGAACAGGTCGATCCACCGCGTCAGCGCCGCGTGCGGGCTCTCGCTGGCGGCGAGCAGCGCCGGACCGGCCTCGGCGCAGGCTTCGACCTGGTGCCGGTAGACGGCGATGATGAGGTCCGCGCGGGTCGGGAAGTGGCGGTAGATCGTGCCCATCCCGACACCGGCCTCGGCCGCGATGTCGCGCACCGGCGCGTCCACGCCGGAGGCGACGAAGACCGCCGCGGCCGCGTCGAGCAGCGTCTCCTGGTTGCGCCGCGCGTCCGCCCGCTTCGGCCGTGCCTGCTCCTGGGCCTGCTCCTGGGCCGGCCCCCGGGCACCCTCGTCCACCACGCCGTTCCTCCCGTCGCTTGCGAAACGGAACAACGCTCCGTATCGTTAGCGGAGCAACGTTCCGTTTGCCCATGATGCCATGGAGGACCAGTCTCATGCAGTACCGCACGTTGGGCCGCACCGGTGTGCAGGTCAGCGCCCTCGCACTCGGCGCGATGAACTTCGGCGCCATCGGGCGCACCACCCAGGACGAGGCCACCGCGATCGTCGACGCCGCCCTGGAGGGCGGGATCAACCTCGTCGACACGGCCGACATGTACGGCGACGGCGAGTCGGAGGTCATGGTCGGCAAGGCCATCGCCGGCCGCCGCGACGATCTCGTGCTCGCCACGAAGGCGACCATGCCGATCGGCCAGGAGCGCAACCACCGGGGCAGCTCCCGGCGCTGGCTGGTCGCCGAGCTGGACCACAGCCTGCGCCGGCTCGGCGTCGACCACGTCGACCTCTACCAGATGCACCGCTGGGACCCGGCCACCAGCGACGAGGAAACGCTTTCCGCGCTGACCGACCTGCAGCGCGCGGGCAAGATCCGCTACTTCGGCTCGTCGACCTTCCCCGCCTACCGGATCGTGCAGGCCCAGTGGGCCGCCCGCGAGCACCACCTGAGCCGGTACGTCACCGAGCAGCCCAGCTATTCGATCCTGCAGCGCGGCATCGAGACCCACGTGCTGCCGGTGACCGAGGAGTACGGCCTCGGCGTGCTGGCGTGGAGCCCGCTCGCGTCGGGCTGGCTCTCGGGCGCGGTCCGCGCTGGCCGCGAGATCACCACCAGCCGGTCGCAGGTCCAGCCGCAGCGCTTCGACCTCGCCCGGCCCGCCAACCAGGCCCGGCTCGACGCCGTCGAGCGGCTGGTGAAGGTCGCCGACGCGGCCGGGCTGACGCTGATCCAGCTCGCGCTCGGGTTCGTCACCGCGCACCGCGCCGTGACCAGCGCGATCATCGGCCCGCGCACGCTCGAGCACCTGCGCTCCCAGCTCGCCGCGGCCGGCACCGTGCTGCCCGCCGACGTGCTCGACGAGATCGACACGATCGTCGCGCCGGGCGTCGACCTGGCCGCCGACGAGAAGTTCGACACCCCGCCCGCCCTGCTCGACCCGACCCTGAGGCGCCGCTGACATGTCCGCTCCGCGATTCGGCATCATGACCGCGCCTTCGCAGGTCTCCTACGACGACATCCTGCGCGTCTGGCGCGAGGCGGACGCCGTCCCCGAGATCGAGCACGCCTGGCTGTTCGACCACCTCATGCCCATCTTCGGCGACCCGGACGGGCCGATCTTCGAAGGCTGGACGCTGCTGTCGGCGCTGGCCGCGCAGACGTCCCGGCTGCGACTTGGCCTGCTGGTGACCAGCAACCGGTTCCGGCCGCCGGCCATGCTGGCCAAGATCGCCACGACCGTCGACGTCGTCTCCGGCGGCCGGCTCGACTTCGGCATCGGCGTCGGCTCGCGGCCCAGCCACCCGCTCGCCCGGCGGGAGTACGCGGCCCACGGTCTGCCGTTCCAGGAGACCGCGGACGCGGTGGCGAGCTTCGCCGAGGCCTGCACGCTGATCAAGCGCCTGTGGACCGAGGACGAGCCGTTCGACTTCGACGGCGTCCACCACCGGCTCACCGGGGCGTTCGGCAACCCCAAGCCGGTGCAGCGGCCGCACCCGCCGATCGTCATCGGCGGGCGCGCGGCCGCGACGCTGCGCGTGGTCGCCGAGCACGCCGACGTCTGGAACATCCCGGGCGGTGACATCGAAGACGTCGTCAGCCGCAGTGCCCTGCTGGACCGCTACTGCGGCGAGATCGGCCGCGATCCCGCGTCGATCACCCGCTCGATCCACCTGCCGGTGTTCTACGACGAGCCGGGCACGACCCGCGACGCGATCCGCGAAGCGCTCGACGCGGGCTTCGGGCACTTCGTCCTCAGCGTCGCGTCGCCGTACCCGGACGGCGTCGCGCAGTGGGTCGCCGACGAGCTGATCAAGCCCGTCACTTCGGCCTGACGGCCGGCGGTGTCCACAGTGGACTTCTCCGACACCGCCGCGACACTCAGTCCTCCGGGACGAAGCCGGCGAACATGCCGGCTTCGTAGGACCCCGCCGGGGTGCGCGCGATCACGTTCATCCGGTTGGCCGCGTTGATCAGGCCGACCAGGCAGACGAGCGCGCCGAGCTGCTCGTCGTCGTAGTGCTTGCGCGCCCGGGCCCAGGTCTCGTCGGACACGCCCTCGTGGGCGTCGGCGAGCCGGGTGCCCTCCTCGGTGAGGGCCAGCGCGGCCCGCTCGGCGTCGGTGAACACGGTGGCTTCGCGCCAGGCCGCGACCAGGTTGAGCCGGACCGGCGTCTCGCCGTCGGCCGTGGCGTCCTTGGTGTGCATGTCCGTGCAGAAGCCGCAGCCGTTGATCTGGCTGGCGCGGATCTTGACCAGCTCCTGGACGACCTTCGGCAGCGGCGACCGGTCGATGATCTGGCTGATGCCGGCGAACCGCTTGCCGAACTTGGCGGCGAACTCGTTGTTCAGCATGTCGAATCGGGCTTCCATGATGTGTGTCCTCATCTCGTGGTGGTGCGTTGACGACCACCAGATGCCGGTGCCCCCGGCGGTTGTGACAGTGACCCACGCCACAGCGGCGCGCTGTCACAGAACGGCGGGGCCCGGTATCTGATGGGGGACGCAGCCGATCGCGAAGGGGGACCACGATGACCGGGGACGATCCCACCGAGGTGTTCCTCGCCCACCGAAACCTGCTGTTCACGGTGGCCTACGAGATGCTCGGCTCGGCCGCCGACGCGGAGGACGTCCTGCAGGAGACCTGGCTGAAGTGGGTGGGCGTCGACCTCGCGACCGTGCAGGCGCAGCGCGCGTACCTGGTCCGGATCACCACCCGCCAGGCGCTGCAGCGGCTGCGCACGCTCGGCCGGCGCAAGGAGTCCTACGTCGGCTCGTGGCTGCCCGAGCCGCTGCTGACCGCGCCCGACGTCGCCGAAGACGTCGAGCTGGCCGACAGCGTCTCGATGGCGATGCTGCTGGTGCTGGAGACGCTCACGCCGACCGAGCGCGCGGTGTTCGTGCTGCGCGACGTCTTCGACCTGCCCTACGACGAGATCGCGGACGCCGTCGGCAAGACCGCGGCCGCCGTCCGGCAGATCGCGCACCGGGCCCGGTCGCACGTCACGGCGCGGCGCCCGCGCGGCGACGTCTCCCGGGCCGCCGCCCGCACCGCGCTCGAGGCGTTCCAGCGGGCGATCGAGACGGGTGACCTGCAGGGCCTGCTCGACGTCCTCGCCCCGGACGTCGTGCTGGTGGGCGACGGTGGCGGGGTCAAGCAGGCCGTGCTGCGGCCGGTGGTCGGCGCCGACCGCGTCGGGCGGGTGCTGGCCGGCGGGCTGGGCCGGGTCGAGGGCCGGGCGACGCTGCGACCGGCGCAGGTCAACGGCCACCCGGCGCTGATCATGTCCCTCGACGGCGAGCTCGACACGGTGCTGGCGCTGCGCGTCGACGGCGGTCTCGTCACCGGGGTCTACGCCGTGCGCAACCCCGAGAAGCTGTCGCGGATGGCGGCGGAGACCACGCTCCGCCGTTGAACCCGGTCACCCGATCGTGGCGGACGGGGTCCCGCGACACTGGACGTTCCTGGCCTCGTTCGAAGGGATCCCTTGATGGCCCAGACCGCGTCCGACCGGCAGCGCGTGCACGAGTTCCTCACCGGGCGGGGCTGGCGCGCCGACGAGCGCACCGCCGACGACCCGGCCTGGGAGTTCCCCGGCAGCTTCGGCGGCGCGCGGTGCAACGCCGTCGCGGACGCCACGCCGGTCCCGCTGCAGGCCTACTTCAGCTACGGCGACGACGGCGCGGCCGTGTTCTGCGTCGTCCCCGCGGGGAACCTCCACGGGAGCGGCTGCGCCGAGCACGACACCGCCGAGCAGGTCGTCACCCTGGACGGCTTCGGCGACCTGCTCGACGACCTGGAGCCGCGCGCCGCGGCCCACGACCTCAGGGCGCTGATCGAGTGCCGCTACTTCGGGCCCTGCTGAGCTCGACCCGCGACAGCGGCAGCCGGACGGCGGGCGGCAACGGCGTCCGGACGGGGTCCGCGCGGAACGACTGGAGCAGCAGGGCCGCGAACCGGCGGGAGGCCGCCACCCGCAGCTCGGGCGACTCGGCGCGGATGCCTTCGTTCGCCATCAGCGCGAGGCTGATGTCCTCCAGCACGAAGTCGTCGCGCAGTTCGCCGGCTTCCTTCGCTCGCCGGATCAGCCGGAGCAGCAGACGCAGGGTCTTGTCGCGGTCGGCGGCGAAGTGCGTGACGCCGGGCACCTGCGAGGTGAACGCGCGGGCGAAGCCGCGGTCGAGGGCGTGCACCTCCATGAGCCGCTCGAGGACCAGGCAGAACCCGCGCCACGGGTCGTCGGCCGCAAGGCCGTCCTCGACGACGGCCCGGCACGAGGCCAGCTGCTCGGCGAAGGCGTCGGCCAGCAGGGCTTCTTTGGTCCGGAAGTGCCGGTAGACGGTCGCGACGCCGACCCCGGCGCGCCGGGCGATCTCGCGGATCGGCACGTCCAGGCCCTCGGAGGCGAAGGCCGCGCGGGCGACCGCGAGGATGCGCCCGCGGTTGTCGCGGGCATCGGAGCGCAGCGTCGCTCTCACTTGGGCCGTCACCACTCTCACTTTAGCCAACCGGACGGGGTGCTCCGTTACGTTCGCCCGTATGAGAGCTGTCCGGTTTTCCTCCTACGGCCCGCCCAGTGTGGTGGAGGTCGCCGACGTGCCTTTGCCGCATGCCGGACCCGGCGAGATTCGTGTCGCGGTAAGGACTTCCGCGATTTCGCCCGGCGAGATCCGCCTTCGCTCGGGCGAGCTGCGGGACGTCGTGCCGGTGAAGTTCCCGTTCCGCACCGGCTTCGACGCGGCGGGCGTGGTCGACGAGATCGGCTCCGGCGTCACCGGGGTTTCGCTCGGCGATCCGGTGTTCGGCATGGCTCCGGCGGCCACGCGTGGGGCCAACGCCGACTTCGCGGTCTTGGCGGCGTGGGCACCGAAGCCGCCGGAGTGGAGCTGGGCGGAGGCGGGCGGCGCGGCGGGAGCGGTCGAGACGGCCACCCGGGTGCTCGACCGCCTCGCGGTCCGCGCCGGCCAGACGGTGCTGGTCCAGGGCGCGGCGGGCGGAACGGGCTCGGTCGCGGTCCAGTTCGCCGCCGCCCGCGGCGCGCGGGTGCTCGGCACGGCGAGCCCGGGAAACCACGACTTCCTGCGTTCGCTGGGCGCGGAGCCGACGACGTACGGCCCGGGTCTGGTCGAGCGGGTCCGCGCGTTGGCACCGTCCGGAGTGGACGCGGTGTTCGACTGCGCGGGCGGCGCGCTGCCGGACCTCATCACACTGACCGGCGACCCGGCATCCGTGGTGACGATCGCCGACTTCGCGGCGGCGGCCCACGGAGTGCACCTGTCGCACGGATCGCCGGCCGGTTCGGGCGCGGATCCCCTGGCGTCGCACGCTCTTGCGATCGCGGTCGGCCTGGCCGCCGAAGGCCGGCTACGGATCCCGGTCGCGGCGACCTTCCCGCTCGGCGAGGTCGCCGCCGCGCACGAGCTCAGCGAAAGCCGCCACGCACGCGGGAAGATCGTGCTGTTGCACTGACCGCTCCGCCACGCCCGCCCGACCAGCCGGGCGCGCGGGCGTGGCGGCAGGTGGGGCTCCCGGGCACGGCAAGGCCTTCCGCTCACGGTCGCGCTCGTCGAGCAGCCGGACGCCGCGATAGGCAGCAATCCCGGACACGACAAGCCCTTCCGCCCACAGTCACCCTCGCCGAACAGCCGGACGCCGCGATAGGCAGCAATCCCGGACACCGCAAAAACTTCCGCCCACAGTCACCCTCACCGAACAGCCGGACGCCGCGATAGGCAGCAATCCCGGACACCGCAAGAACTTCCACCCACAGTCACCTTCGCCGAGCAGCGGCGACCGCCACTACCTCGCGCTCGGCGGGGTCGCCGCCGCGCAGGAACTCAGCGACAGCCGCCGCACGCGCGGAAATCAGTGCTGCAGCAATGATCTCACGTCGCCCCGGCCGTCACGCCCGCACCACCAGCCGAGCGCGGCGATAGGCGGCGATCCCCGGGAGCGGCAAGGCCTTCCGCACGCGGTCACCCTCGCCGAACAAGTGGACACCGCAACTTCGCGCTCGGCGACGGCGCCGCCCGTCCTAGCGCTACTCGGCCAGGAGGTCGAAGTCCGCTCGGCCGCTTCTCACCCCGTTGATCTGCAGTTCCAGCGCGTGCGGGCCCGGGTGGTAGCGGCGGGTCGTGATCACCCGGAACGAGTGTTCCCGCGCCAGCTCGTAGGTCTCCCCCGGCGGGATCACCTGGGTGGTCAGCTTGAACGTCTTGGTCGTCGACCCGCCGTTGGCCTTGCGGTGGTGGACGACGTAGTCGATCGCCAGCCGGGCCGGTTCCGGCTCCAGGTTGCGGACCGAGGCCGTGAACGCCAGGGCGTCGCCGATCACCACCGTGTCCGAGACCAGCCGCGGGCCTGTCACGTCGACGCGGGCCGGGGCGAAGCCCAGCAGGCCGAGCGCGCCGGGATGGCCTTGTTTGACCAGCGTGCGCAGGGCGTGCCGGACGAGCCTGGTCGTGGCCGCCGGGTCTTCGCCGGGGTCGGCGAGCCACGCCGTCGCCGTTTCGACGACCAGGTCCGGCTCGCGGCGGCTCAGGTCGTTGAGGTGGTTGGCGACCGACCGGCGGACGTACTCGCTCTCGTCGCGGTACAGCGCGTCCAGGATCGGCAGCGTCGCCTTCGGCGAAGCGAGGATCGCCGGCACACGCACGGCCCACGGCAGCATCGGGCGGGTGCCTTCGGACGCGAGCCGGCGCACGTCGTGGCTTTCCGACGCCGTCCAGCCGGAAATCACGGCCAGCGCGCGGTCGAGGTCGTGGTTCAGCAGGACGCGCAGCGCGAACTCGGCCGTCAGCCGCGGGGTCAGCTCCGCCAGCAGCGTGAGGGCGTCGTCGAAGGCCTCCGCGCCGCCGTCGGCGACCGCCTTGACCGCGACCGCGCCGGTCACGGGCCAGATCAGCCAGCCGGTGAACATGGGCGCGTCCGCCGCCGCGGTGCGCAGCACCGCCGCCAGTGACGCGTAGTCCCCCGGCAGGTCTTCGAGCACCGCGTCCCGCAGCAGGTCGCTGCGTTCGCGCAGCGACAGCGGCCCGAGCGCGGCCTCGGCCGCGCGCACCCTCGTCAGCCGCGCCTTCGGGGCGGCGACACGCAGCGACGCGACGAGCGCGCGCACCGCGGGGGTGCCGATCAGTTCATCGGCGAAGGGCATGGGGTCCTCCGGTCTCGGGTGATCGGCCGTCCTCGACCGATCACCCGAGACCGTACGCAAGGGGACCGACAAAAACGGTCCTGGCCAATCCGGCTCCGGGAGACGAGGATCGGCGAATGCCCGATTTCAAAGGTTTCACCCTGATCGCCCGGATCGGGCTCACGTGCTACGCGATCGTGCACCTCGTCGTGGCCTGGCTGGCCGCCCAGGTCGCCCTGGGCGACAACGAAAAGGCCGACAAGGCCGGCGCCCTCCAGCTCGTCGCCGAGGGTACCGGCGTCTGGCTGTTGTGGCTGGTCACCGCGGGCACGACCGTGCTTGCGCTCTGGCAGGTGACCGAGGTCCTCACCGGCCACCGGCACGCCCCGCCCCGCCGCCGCGTGCTGCGGCGGGTGACCAGCGGGATCGAGGTCGTGCTGTACGGCCTCGTCGCCTACAGCGCCGGCAAGACCGCCCTCGGGGCGCCGAGCCAGGGCAAGTCCCTGGTCGCCGGCCTGCTCGCGCAGCCGTGGGGCGCGGTCGTCGTGGTCGCGGCCGGGATCGCGGTGATCGGCGTCGCGGCCTTCCTCGTGCACCGGGGCGTCCGCAAGACGTTCCTGCGCGAGCTGGAGTTCGGCAAGGCACCCCGCACGGTCCGGCGCTCGACCGAGCGGCTGGGCCAGATCGGCTGGTGCGCCGTCGCGGTGGCCTACGCCGCGGTGGGCGTGATGTTCGTGCTGGCCGCCGTGAACTACGACCCGGCGAAGGCCGCCGGCCTGGACCCCGCGTTGAAGACGCTGGCCGTGCAGCCCTACGGGCAGCCACTGCTGCTCGTCCTCGCCGCGGGGATCGCCGCCTTCGGGGTGTTCGCGCTCTTCGACGCCCGGTTCCGGAAGATCTGACGCTCAGAAACCGGGGTGTTGCTGCTTGTTGACCACCCGCAGCACGAGCCACTGGTCGAACCAGGCCCCGGCGGTGGTCAGCACCAGCATGGTCAGCCCGAGGATCAGGTGCGTGTAGCTGTGCAACGGCGCCACGCGGTCGGTCAGCGCGGTCAGCCCCAGCTGGAGCAGCAGCCGCGCCGCGAACAGCAGCGCGACCAGGCCGAGCGCCTGCTTGCTGCGCCACACGGCCCGCAAGTACCGGCGGCGCCGGGAAAGCATCGTGAACCACAGGACGACGTGCACGGCCACCAGCACCAGCGGCAGCACTGCGACCCACGAATAGCGGTCCGCGAACTGCTGGGTCAGGTCGTTGCTGGCCACCAGCAGGCCGACCAGCAGGAAGTACCAGCCCGGTAAGCCGGTGATCTTCCCGTTCACGGGCCGCGGGCCGGGTACGAACGCGGTTTCCTGCATCGGATTCCCTCCGTCTCGCCTCGTCTTCCGTCCCGAGTCTGGTGGGGATCGGCGGGAAAGCGATCAGCCGGCGGTACGAGATCAGCCCGCCGTCTCGTACCTGGGGATGAGATCTCGTCGTGGCGAAGCGCGCCGTCTTCCGGTGAGGCACGATCGGGAGATGACTCCCGAGGGAAGCACGTGATCCTCCTGCCGGGCCGGCGCGGGCCGCTGGTGGCCGAGTCGGTCGTCCTCGGCGCGCTGGTGGTGCTCGACATGATCCTCGCCGTCCGGTCCGGGCCGGCGCAGGGTCAGCTCGCCACGATCGCGCTGGAGTTCACGCCCGGGCTCGGCCCGGTCGTCGCGGTGCTGGCCGTGCTGCGCCGGCGGTTCCCCGACCACACCGCCGCGCTGGCCGCCGCCGTGTGCGGGCTTTCCCTGCTGGGCACGGCGATCTCCGCCGGCATCGCCGCCGCCGGGGAACAGCTCCCGCCCCAGCCCAGCGTGGCCGAAGCCCTCGCCATCGCGCTCATGGTCGGGGCCTGCTGCCACCGGCTCGCCCCGAAGGCGGCTGTGACATTGGCAATCCTCGGCGGCGCCGCCACCACGCTCGCGCCGATCCTGCGCTACGGCGCCGAAACCCCGGCCGCGCTCTTCGCCGCCGGGGCCGCGCTGCTCTGGGGCGGCGCGCTGGCCGTCGGGCTGATCCTGCGCGACGCCGAGGTCCGGGGCCGCGCCGACGTCCTGGAAATCCGCACCACCGAACGACTTCGGCTGGCCCGCGAGCTGCACGACCTGGTCGCCCACCAGATCACCGGCATCGTCGTGCGCGTCCAGGCCGCGCACCGGGTCGCCGAACGCGGCGGCGGCGACACCGCGACGTTCGCCGAGCTCGAAACCGCCGGTGCGGCCGCGCTTTCCGCGATGCGCCGGCTCGTCGGCGCGCTGCGGACCGACGGCGAAGACCTCTTCGTCCCGCCCGCCGACCTCGCCACCGCCGTCGACCGCGCGGTGCCCGACGACACCCGCATCCACCTCGACGTCAGCGACGACCTCGCCGTCCTCCCGGTGACGCCCGAAGTCGTGACGACCACGCACCGGCTGCTCACCGAATCGCTCACCAACGTCCGCCGGCACGCGCCCGACGCCGCCGAGGTCCGGGTGCTCGTGCGCCACGAACCCCACGGTGAGCTGCGGGTCGAGGTCGTCAACGACGGCGCCGCGCGGCCCGCCCGCCGCGGCGGTTACGGCCTGCTCGGGATGGCCGAGCGGGTGGCGGCGGTGGGCGGTACGGTGCAGGCCGGACCGGCTGCCGGGCAGCGCTGGCGGGTGGCCGCGCGGCTGCCGCTCGACCCCGGCTGAGGAGGGAACCGCTTGCCCACCCGAGTGTTGATCGCCGACGACCAGGCGATGGTCCGCGCGGGATTCCGCCTGATCCTCGAAGGCGAACCGGACATCGAGGTCGTCG is a window from the Amycolatopsis sp. NBC_00355 genome containing:
- a CDS encoding DUF1206 domain-containing protein → MPDFKGFTLIARIGLTCYAIVHLVVAWLAAQVALGDNEKADKAGALQLVAEGTGVWLLWLVTAGTTVLALWQVTEVLTGHRHAPPRRRVLRRVTSGIEVVLYGLVAYSAGKTALGAPSQGKSLVAGLLAQPWGAVVVVAAGIAVIGVAAFLVHRGVRKTFLRELEFGKAPRTVRRSTERLGQIGWCAVAVAYAAVGVMFVLAAVNYDPAKAAGLDPALKTLAVQPYGQPLLLVLAAGIAAFGVFALFDARFRKI
- a CDS encoding sensor histidine kinase, translating into MILLPGRRGPLVAESVVLGALVVLDMILAVRSGPAQGQLATIALEFTPGLGPVVAVLAVLRRRFPDHTAALAAAVCGLSLLGTAISAGIAAAGEQLPPQPSVAEALAIALMVGACCHRLAPKAAVTLAILGGAATTLAPILRYGAETPAALFAAGAALLWGGALAVGLILRDAEVRGRADVLEIRTTERLRLARELHDLVAHQITGIVVRVQAAHRVAERGGGDTATFAELETAGAAALSAMRRLVGALRTDGEDLFVPPADLATAVDRAVPDDTRIHLDVSDDLAVLPVTPEVVTTTHRLLTESLTNVRRHAPDAAEVRVLVRHEPHGELRVEVVNDGAARPARRGGYGLLGMAERVAAVGGTVQAGPAAGQRWRVAARLPLDPG